A genomic region of Mycobacterium senriense contains the following coding sequences:
- a CDS encoding mycofactocin-coupled SDR family oxidoreductase encodes MRKTSTGRVAGKRVLITGAARGMGRSHALRLAEEGADVILFDICATPPGLEYELATEDELQETADLVAERGGKAITAVVDVRDAEGLASAVNAAAGELGGLDAAVANAGVLTAGTWDTTTAEQWRLVTDVNLIGAWNTCAVAIPHLLEQGGGSLINISSAAGIKGSPLHIPYTAAKQGIVGMSVALANELAAQSIRVNTVHPTGVWTGMAPPTMHKLILEDRSDLGPIFGNALPVPLIEAIDVSNAVLYLVSDEARYVTGLQFKVDAGVTIR; translated from the coding sequence ATGAGAAAGACGTCAACCGGCCGAGTGGCCGGAAAGCGGGTATTAATCACCGGGGCTGCGCGCGGCATGGGCCGTAGCCACGCCCTACGGTTGGCCGAAGAAGGCGCCGACGTCATCCTCTTCGACATCTGCGCAACGCCGCCCGGGCTGGAATACGAGCTGGCTACCGAGGACGAGCTTCAAGAAACCGCCGACCTGGTCGCCGAGCGTGGCGGCAAAGCGATCACCGCGGTCGTCGACGTTCGCGACGCCGAGGGCTTGGCATCAGCCGTCAATGCAGCCGCGGGCGAGCTGGGGGGGTTGGATGCCGCCGTCGCCAATGCCGGCGTGCTGACCGCTGGCACGTGGGACACCACGACGGCAGAGCAGTGGCGATTAGTGACCGACGTCAACCTCATCGGGGCATGGAATACGTGCGCGGTAGCAATACCGCACCTGCTTGAGCAAGGCGGTGGCAGCTTGATCAACATCAGCTCGGCGGCCGGAATCAAAGGCAGCCCGCTGCACATCCCGTACACAGCAGCCAAGCAAGGCATCGTCGGCATGAGCGTCGCTCTCGCGAACGAGCTTGCCGCTCAAAGCATCCGCGTCAACACCGTCCATCCGACCGGGGTGTGGACCGGGATGGCGCCACCAACCATGCACAAGCTGATCCTCGAAGACCGTTCGGACCTCGGTCCTATCTTCGGGAATGCGCTCCCCGTACCGCTGATCGAGGCCATTGATGTGAGTAATGCGGTGCTGTACCTGGTGTCCGACGAAGCACGATACGTCACCGGCCTGCAGTTCAAAGTCGACGCCGGCGTCACCATCCGATGA
- a CDS encoding NAD(P)-dependent oxidoreductase, with the protein MTSAKPTVGFIGLGSQGAPMAQALIDAGHETVLWARRPEALEPFAGTARVASNPAELAELADVVGICVLNDDDVIGVALRPDGLLAGITPGTTVLIHSTVHPTTCRQLGDRFSERRAHVLDAPVSGGGDAARARRLLVMVGGDRDIYTEVAPVLSAFGDPVVHVGALGSGQLAKLLNNLLFTATLGLAHETAELAAELGVDATALMSILQHASGRSYAVQMYAGLVGGLRPPSARVRTIAGLLGKDVAIAGDLAENANAGDHLLTAAHRMLAAMGHDL; encoded by the coding sequence ATGACCTCAGCCAAGCCGACCGTCGGATTCATCGGCCTCGGGAGTCAGGGGGCACCGATGGCCCAAGCGCTCATCGATGCTGGTCATGAGACCGTGCTGTGGGCTCGCCGGCCCGAGGCCCTTGAGCCCTTCGCCGGCACCGCGCGCGTCGCATCCAACCCCGCCGAACTCGCTGAATTGGCGGATGTAGTCGGCATCTGCGTGCTCAACGACGACGATGTGATCGGGGTGGCGCTGCGTCCGGACGGATTGTTGGCCGGGATCACCCCGGGAACGACGGTGCTGATCCACAGCACCGTGCACCCGACCACCTGCCGGCAACTGGGCGACCGCTTCAGCGAACGCCGCGCCCACGTGCTGGACGCGCCGGTCAGCGGCGGCGGCGACGCAGCCCGTGCTCGGCGGCTGCTCGTGATGGTGGGCGGAGATCGCGACATTTACACCGAGGTCGCGCCTGTGCTGTCCGCTTTCGGCGACCCTGTCGTGCACGTCGGAGCCCTAGGCTCTGGCCAGCTGGCCAAACTCCTCAACAACCTGCTGTTTACGGCAACGCTGGGTCTAGCGCATGAGACTGCCGAGCTCGCGGCCGAGTTGGGCGTGGATGCGACCGCACTGATGAGCATCCTGCAGCACGCCAGCGGACGCAGCTACGCCGTGCAGATGTACGCCGGGCTGGTCGGGGGCCTTCGGCCGCCGTCGGCTCGCGTGCGCACCATCGCGGGCTTGCTCGGCAAAGACGTCGCCATCGCCGGAGACCTCGCGGAAAACGCCAACGCCGGTGACCATTTGCTGACCGCCGCCCACCGGATGCTGGCGGCGATGGGACACGACCTTTGA
- a CDS encoding adenylate/guanylate cyclase domain-containing protein produces the protein MIVSLTRNTGPDPGILSSRKNLIVLCGLVAISATVGGVAGVLNMVPSFRWFADGAEPTPAQQRAAMRIAARQTVVQFGIWAVGGAVLVLVNLHAGGAVACVIGTAILFGGAATASMGYLITQRILRPILAASMKTAAPPSEMPGVLARVMITWVLFSALPIAGIALIVLSRSNGWLVPRSAPIETPILVLAAASLALGFRAMILVARSISDPVREVVIAMTEVERGQGGALVEVYEPSEIGRLQVGFNRMVAGLEERERLRDLFGRHVGADVAHQALQQDGSLSGDVRDVAVLFVDLVGSTAIAAGRPPEEVAGILNDFFRIVVAAVHHQHGLINKFEGDAVLAVFGAPIEIDEPASAALATARELGTELRKLPLVDFGIGVAAGAVFAGNIGAENRYEYTVIGDAVNEAARLADHAKQWDSRILASGTALAGAQAEEREHWTSRGSASLRGRSAMTELAEPLFYD, from the coding sequence ATGATCGTCTCGCTAACCCGTAACACCGGCCCGGACCCCGGCATCCTGTCCAGCAGAAAGAACCTGATCGTCCTGTGCGGTCTGGTCGCAATCTCGGCGACCGTCGGTGGTGTGGCGGGCGTCCTGAATATGGTCCCGTCCTTCCGTTGGTTCGCCGACGGCGCCGAACCAACGCCCGCTCAACAGCGCGCGGCTATGCGCATCGCTGCTCGCCAGACCGTCGTCCAGTTCGGCATCTGGGCCGTCGGCGGGGCGGTGTTGGTTTTGGTCAACCTGCACGCCGGCGGCGCCGTCGCGTGCGTAATCGGGACCGCCATTCTGTTCGGGGGTGCAGCCACCGCCTCCATGGGCTACCTGATAACTCAACGCATCCTGCGGCCCATCCTGGCGGCATCAATGAAGACCGCCGCACCACCTAGTGAAATGCCGGGAGTACTTGCGCGAGTCATGATTACGTGGGTCCTCTTTAGCGCACTGCCGATCGCCGGGATCGCGCTGATCGTCCTCTCTCGCTCCAACGGCTGGCTTGTGCCGAGGTCAGCGCCAATCGAAACACCTATTCTGGTGCTCGCTGCGGCATCCCTCGCCTTGGGGTTTCGCGCGATGATCTTGGTTGCCCGGTCAATCTCTGACCCCGTTCGCGAAGTCGTCATCGCCATGACGGAGGTGGAGCGCGGTCAGGGCGGGGCGCTAGTCGAGGTGTATGAGCCCTCCGAAATCGGGCGACTTCAGGTCGGATTCAACAGGATGGTGGCAGGCCTTGAGGAAAGGGAACGCCTCCGGGACCTCTTCGGGCGCCATGTGGGCGCCGACGTGGCTCACCAGGCGCTTCAACAGGATGGGTCCCTGTCGGGTGACGTCCGAGACGTCGCAGTACTGTTCGTCGACCTGGTCGGGTCCACGGCGATCGCCGCCGGCCGGCCACCCGAGGAAGTCGCGGGTATCCTCAACGACTTCTTCCGCATAGTGGTCGCTGCCGTGCACCACCAGCACGGCCTGATCAATAAGTTCGAAGGCGACGCCGTCCTGGCCGTGTTCGGCGCACCCATCGAGATTGATGAACCGGCTTCTGCGGCACTCGCGACCGCACGCGAGCTCGGGACAGAACTGAGGAAGCTACCCCTCGTGGACTTCGGCATAGGAGTGGCCGCCGGTGCGGTGTTCGCGGGGAATATCGGCGCGGAAAACCGCTACGAGTACACGGTAATTGGAGACGCCGTCAACGAGGCCGCGCGTTTGGCCGACCACGCCAAACAGTGGGATTCCAGAATCTTGGCGTCTGGCACTGCACTCGCTGGTGCCCAGGCAGAGGAGCGCGAGCACTGGACGTCACGGGGCTCGGCATCGCTTCGAGGACGATCGGCGATGACCGAACTGGCCGAGCCACTGTTCTACGACTGA
- a CDS encoding CoA-acylating methylmalonate-semialdehyde dehydrogenase, which translates to MTTQTTLIPHFIDGRRTAGRSGRTVEVLTPSTGEVRAQVPMASAAEVNEAVAIAVAAQRKWAAFNPQRRARVLMRFIDLVNQNADELAELLSMEHGKTVADSRGDIQRGVEVIEFAIGIPHLLKGEHSEGAGSGIDVYSLRQPLGVVAGITPFNFPAMIPLWKAGPALACGNAFVLKPSERDPSVPVRLAELFFDAGLPQGVFQVVHGDKEAVDAILNHPDIQAVGFVGSSDIAQYVYSTAAANGKRAQCFGGAKNHMIVMPDADLDQAVDALIGAGYGSAGERCMAISVAVPVGEHTADRLRARLVERINNLRVGHSLDPKADYGPLITSAALARVKDYIARGIEAGAEAVVDGRERASDELAFDDVSLEGGYFIGPTLFDHVTPDMSIYTDEIFGPVLCIVRADDYEAALALPCEHEYGNGVAIFTRDGDTARDFTSRVQVGMVGVNVPIPVPVAYHTFGGWKRSGFGDLNQHGPASIQFYTKVKTVTQRWPSGIKDGAEFSIPTMK; encoded by the coding sequence ATGACTACGCAGACGACGCTGATCCCGCACTTCATCGACGGCCGGCGCACCGCAGGCCGCTCCGGTCGCACGGTCGAGGTACTGACCCCCAGCACGGGTGAGGTGCGGGCACAGGTGCCCATGGCCTCGGCGGCGGAGGTCAACGAGGCCGTGGCGATCGCCGTCGCAGCACAAAGAAAGTGGGCCGCCTTCAACCCACAGCGTCGGGCACGGGTGTTGATGCGATTCATCGACCTGGTCAACCAGAACGCCGACGAACTCGCCGAACTCCTCTCGATGGAACACGGCAAGACGGTCGCCGACTCGCGTGGCGATATCCAACGCGGCGTCGAGGTCATCGAGTTCGCCATCGGCATCCCCCATCTGCTCAAAGGCGAGCACAGCGAAGGAGCAGGCAGCGGCATCGACGTCTATTCCCTGCGTCAGCCCCTGGGCGTCGTCGCCGGCATCACCCCGTTCAACTTCCCCGCGATGATCCCGCTATGGAAAGCCGGCCCCGCCCTCGCGTGCGGCAACGCGTTCGTCCTCAAGCCGAGCGAACGGGACCCGTCTGTTCCGGTCAGGCTCGCCGAGCTGTTTTTCGACGCAGGACTGCCCCAGGGCGTCTTTCAAGTGGTGCACGGCGATAAGGAGGCGGTTGATGCCATCCTGAACCACCCCGACATCCAGGCAGTCGGATTCGTCGGCAGCTCCGACATCGCCCAGTACGTCTACTCGACCGCCGCCGCCAACGGAAAGCGTGCGCAGTGCTTCGGCGGAGCCAAGAATCACATGATCGTGATGCCCGACGCCGACCTCGACCAGGCTGTCGACGCGCTCATCGGCGCCGGGTACGGCAGCGCGGGCGAGCGGTGCATGGCCATCAGTGTCGCAGTCCCGGTGGGCGAGCACACCGCGGATCGGTTGCGCGCCAGGCTCGTCGAACGGATCAACAATCTGCGCGTCGGTCACAGCCTCGATCCGAAGGCCGATTACGGGCCCCTGATCACGTCGGCGGCACTGGCACGGGTAAAGGACTATATTGCCCGGGGCATCGAGGCGGGTGCCGAAGCCGTCGTCGATGGTCGCGAACGCGCCAGTGACGAACTGGCTTTCGATGACGTCAGCCTGGAGGGGGGCTACTTCATCGGACCGACGCTGTTCGACCACGTGACCCCCGACATGTCGATCTACACCGACGAAATCTTCGGTCCAGTGCTCTGCATTGTCCGTGCCGACGACTACGAGGCGGCGCTCGCGCTTCCCTGCGAGCACGAGTACGGCAACGGCGTGGCGATCTTCACCCGGGACGGTGACACCGCGCGCGACTTCACGTCCCGGGTCCAAGTCGGCATGGTCGGTGTCAACGTGCCAATCCCAGTTCCGGTGGCCTACCACACCTTTGGCGGTTGGAAGCGGTCCGGCTTCGGCGATCTCAACCAGCACGGGCCCGCGTCAATCCAGTTCTATACGAAGGTCAAGACCGTCACCCAGCGGTGGCCGTCGGGGATCAAGGACGGCGCCGAGTTCAGCATCCCCACCATGAAATAG
- a CDS encoding phosphotransferase: protein MEAAALESVDDLTPEWTTAVLAENGIAATACRVTTVPVGNGQMGSCYRLFIDYEAGDGPDRLIVKLPATDAASRAAGQLGYRCETTFYREVANRVHLDIPRCYFAAMNDRGDGFTLVLEDLAPAQPGDQIAGCSVDQARAAAVNVAGLHAPTWNDPSLSELGWLIPDLAAYPAVAAAFLVDATKQFLDRYAVTRDTASTLQSFADRFVEWATGRPEPFAMLHSDYRLDNLLFASSDASRPVVAVDWQVVTVGSPLRDVAFLVATGLSTASRRAGEKGIVEAYHRRLVALGVDGYGAEKCWEDYRYGLFQGPLITVLGSSVAQPTARGDRMFTVMAERSSTAISDLDALSLL from the coding sequence ATGGAGGCCGCGGCCCTGGAGTCCGTGGACGACCTCACTCCGGAGTGGACGACCGCTGTCCTTGCGGAGAACGGCATCGCTGCCACTGCGTGCCGCGTGACCACCGTGCCGGTGGGCAACGGCCAGATGGGTTCGTGTTATCGGCTGTTCATTGACTACGAGGCGGGCGATGGTCCGGACCGGCTGATCGTGAAGCTGCCGGCCACCGATGCGGCAAGTCGTGCTGCGGGCCAGCTCGGCTATCGGTGTGAGACGACGTTCTACCGCGAGGTTGCCAATCGGGTGCACCTCGACATCCCTCGGTGTTACTTCGCCGCGATGAACGATCGCGGCGACGGATTTACGCTCGTGTTGGAGGACCTTGCGCCCGCGCAACCCGGCGACCAGATCGCCGGATGCTCTGTGGATCAGGCTCGGGCGGCCGCGGTCAACGTCGCTGGATTGCACGCGCCGACATGGAATGACCCGTCGCTTAGTGAACTCGGCTGGCTCATACCAGATCTCGCGGCGTACCCAGCGGTCGCTGCCGCGTTCTTGGTAGACGCCACCAAGCAGTTCTTGGACCGCTATGCGGTGACCCGGGACACCGCCTCGACGCTGCAAAGCTTCGCTGATCGATTCGTGGAGTGGGCAACCGGTCGACCCGAGCCGTTCGCAATGCTGCACAGTGACTACCGCCTGGATAACCTGCTCTTCGCTTCGTCCGATGCCTCCCGTCCGGTGGTCGCTGTCGACTGGCAGGTTGTCACGGTCGGGTCCCCGCTGCGCGATGTCGCCTTCCTTGTCGCCACTGGTCTGTCGACCGCGAGTCGCCGTGCTGGCGAGAAGGGGATTGTCGAGGCTTACCATCGTCGCCTCGTCGCGCTTGGAGTCGACGGCTACGGTGCCGAAAAGTGCTGGGAGGACTATCGATACGGGTTGTTCCAAGGCCCCCTCATCACCGTGCTGGGCTCGTCCGTCGCTCAGCCCACCGCACGGGGGGACCGGATGTTCACCGTCATGGCCGAGCGTTCGTCGACGGCGATCAGCGACCTAGATGCGTTGTCT